The following proteins are co-located in the Camelina sativa cultivar DH55 chromosome 12, Cs, whole genome shotgun sequence genome:
- the LOC104730828 gene encoding uncharacterized protein LOC104730828 — protein sequence MGETQKMLQGPPRHHHHHTSLKKPLWVVLTVSVTSMLLICSHMFPKQGSSCHGLYSTRGCEDALSAWLPVHVRKFTDEEIAARVVVRDILRTPPFITENSKIAFLFLTPGTLPFEKLWDEFFKGHEGKFSIYIHPSKERPLHISRHFSDREIHSDEVTWGRISMVDAEKRLLVSALEDPDNQHFVLLSESCIPLHTFDYTYRYLLYSNVSFIESFVDPGPHGTGRHMEHMLPEIAREDFRKGAQWFTMKRQHAIIVMADGLYYSKFREYCGPGIEADKNCIADEHYLPTFFNMIDPMGISNWSVTYVDWSERRWHPKTYGANEISLDFMKNVTSEDMSVHVTSVGEHGDELHWPCTWNGITRPCYLFARKFHPDTLDTLVNLFPNYTSTAV from the exons ATGGGTGAGACGCAGAAGATGTTGCAGGGGCCACCacgtcaccaccaccaccacacaTCTCTGAAGAAGCCCTTATGGGTCGTTTTGACAGTTTCAGTGACCAGCATGCTTCTGATCTGTTCTCACATGTTTCCAAAGCAGGGCTCCTCGTGTCACGGTCTCTATAGCACTAGAGGCTGCGAGGATGCTCTCTCCGCTTGGCTACCTGTTCATGTCAGGAAATTCACTGATGAGGAGATTGCAGCTCGAGTAGTGGTCAGAGACATACTTAGAACGCCTCCCTTCATAACCGAAAACTCCAAAATCGCTTTCTTGTTCTTGACTCCTGGTACTTTACCATTTGAGAAGCTCTGGGATGAATTTTTCAAG GGTCATGAAGGCAAGTTCTCAATTTACATCCACCCTTCAAAGGAACGACCACTTCACATCAGCCGTCACTTTTCTGATCGGGAGATCCATAGTGATGAGGTCACTTGGGGAAGGATTTCTATGGTTGATGCCGAGAAGCGGTTACTGGTTAGCGCTCTTGAAGATCCTGACAACCAAcactttgttcttctttcagaGAG TTGTATACCGTTGCATACTTTTGACTACACTTATAGATATTTGCTGTACTCCAACGTTAGCTTCATTGAGAG TTTTGTGGATCCTGGTCCACATGGAACTGGTAGACATATGGAACACATGCTACCAGAAATCGCTAGGGAAGATTTTAGAAAAGGTGCTCAG TGGTTCACAATGAAGCGGCAACACGCGATTATAGTGATGGCCGATGGTCTTTACTACTCCAAATTCCGCGAGTATTGTGGA CCTGGCATAGAGGCCGACAAGAACTGCATTGCTGATGAACATTACTTGCCAACATTCTTCAAT ATGATTGATCCCATGGGGATCTCAAACTGGTCAGTGACGTATGTTGATTGGTCTGAACGAAGGTGGCATCCAAAGACATATGGAGCAAACGAGATTTCATTAGATTTCATGAAAAATGTCACG TCCGAGGACATGAGTGTACACGTCACCAGCGTGGGCGAG CATGGAGATGAGCTGCATTGGCCTTGTACATGGAATGGGATCACACGGCCATGTTATCTGTTTGCAAGGAAGTTCCATCCCGATACTCTTGACACATTGGTCAACCTCTTCCCAAACTACACAAGCACAGCTGTCTGA
- the LOC104733298 gene encoding oxysterol-binding protein-related protein 4B, with the protein MAEEENMRRHLVLVKPFSLEDEKYSEHTASNVIRKILSLIKTVRPGSDLTNFQLPPQLNLPRSQLQSYGEMVYSFRGKDLLGECSRRDLPIERFKSVVTWNISTLRPVVVGMSPYNPVLGETHHVSNGHINVLTEQVVHHPPVSALHATHEKEKIDVTWCQYFTPKFRGTYVDVEVKGKRVMKLLNRKETYHMDQPRLVMRFLPAPGAHWAGKVKIKCPETDLEAELHLISDSFIERFRGNNNRSIKGKIFQSSSRDQLYDIFGHWDR; encoded by the exons ATG gcagaagaagagaatatgAGAAGACACCTTGTGCTGGTCAAACCTTTTTCCCTGGAAGATGAGAAATATTCTGAGCACACAGCTTCGAATGTCATCCGCAAGATCCTCAGCCTCATTAAGACCGTACGCCCAGGGTCTGATCTCACCAATTTTCAG CTGCCACCTCAGCTGAACTTACCAAGATCACAACTCCAAAGTTACGGCGAGATGGTCTACAGCTTCCGCGGTAAGGATCTGCTTGGGGAATGCAGCCGTCGCGATCTTCCCATTGAACGGTTCAAATCGGTGGTGACATGGAACATCTCCACACTCCGTCCGGTGGTTGTTGGCATGTCTCCGTACAACCCTGTTCTCGGCGAGACTCACCATGTCTCCAACGGTCACATCAACGTCTTGACCGAACAA GTAGTGCATCATCCACCGGTGTCCGCACTTCATGCGACTCACGAGAAGGAAAAGATTGACGTGACATGGTGTCAATATTTCACTCCTAAATTTCGTG GCACTTACGTGGATGTTGAGGTCAAAGGTAAAAGGGTTATGAAGCTTCTGAATCGCAAAGAGACTTATCATATGGACCAGCCGAGACTAGTTATGAGATTCTTACCGGCGCCGGGAGCTCATTGGGCCGGAAAAGTTAAGATAAAGTGTCCGGAGACTGATCTCGAAGCTGAGTTACATTTGATTTCCGATTCCTTCATCGAAAGGTTCAGAGGCAACAACAATAGATCAATCAAAGGAAAGATCTTTCAATCTTCCTCTCGTGATCAGCTCTACGACATCTTTGGCCATTGGGACAGGTAA
- the LOC104730830 gene encoding oxysterol-binding protein-related protein 4B — protein sequence MAEEEEERRRHPVLAKTFSLEDEKDSEHTASNVIRKILSLFKNVRPGSDLTNFQLPPQLNLPRSNLQCYGEMVYLCRKDLLGECSRRDLPIERLKSVVTWNISTLRPLVFGMSPYNPVLGETHHVSNGHINVIVEQVVHHPPVSALHATHEKEKIDVIWCQYFTPKFRGAYVDVEIKGKRVMKLLNHKETYEMNQPRLIMRFLPTPRAHWTGKVKIKCPETDLEAEINLMSDSFIERFRGNNNRSIKGKIFESSTGNELYNIFGHWDRAVMAKNVKTGEVEVIYNAEENITGLKPPIVKNLKEVMESESAIIWSEVSEGILKKDWERAREAKCLVEAKQRESLKNREASGELWVPKHFSVVKDGKDWDLSPLQSTVPRAPLVITEAEGEKS from the exons ATG gcagaagaagaagaagaaaggagaaggcACCCTGTGCTGGCCAAAACTTTTTCCCTAGAGGATGAGAAAGATTCTGAGCACACAGCTTCGAATGTAATCCGCAAGATCCTCAGCCTCTTTAAGAACGTGCGCCCAGGATCCGATCTCACCAATTTCCAG CTGCCACCTCAGCTGAACCTACCAAGATCAAACCTCCAATGTTACGGCGAGATGGTCTACTTATGCAGGAAGGATCTGCTTGGGGAATGCAGTCGTCGTGATCTTCCCATCGAACGGCTCAAATCGGTGGTGACATGGAACATCTCCACACTCCGTCCGCTGGTTTTTGGCATGTCTCCTTACAATCCCGTTCTCGGCGAGACTCACCACGTCTCCAACGGTCACATTAACGTCATCGTCGAacaa GTAGTGCACCATCCTCCGGTGTCCGCACTTCATGCGACTCACGAGAAGGAAAAGATCGACGTGATATGGTGTCAATATTTCACTCCTAAATTTCGTG GTGCTTACGTGGATGTTGAGATAAAGGGTAAAAGAGTAATGAAGCTTCTCAATCACAAAGAGACTTATGAGATGAACCAACCGAGACTAATTATGAGATTCTTACCGACGCCAAGAGCTCACTGGACAGGAAAAGTCAAGATAAAGTGTCCGGAAACCGATCTTGAAGCTGAGATAAATTTGATGTCCGATTCATTCATCGAAAGATTCAGAGGCAACAACAATAGATCCATTAAAGGAAAGATCTTTGAATCTTCCACTGGTAATGAGCTCTACAACATCTTTGGCCATTGGGACAG AGCAGTAATGGCTAAAAATGTAAAGACTGGTGAGGTCGAGGTTATATACAATGCCGAGGAGAATATCACAGGACTCAAACCTCCAATAGTCAAGAATCTTAAAGAGGTAATGGAGAGCGAGTCAGCGATTATATGGAGTGAAGTAAGTGAAGGAATACTGAAGAAAGATTGGGAAAGAGCAAGGGAAGCTAAGTGCCTTGTGGAGGCGAAGCAGAGAGAGTCTCTGAAAAACAGAGAGGCTTCAGGTGAGTTATGGGTTCCTAAACACTTCTCAGTGGTCAAAGACGGTAAAGACTGGGACCTCTCACCGCTACAGTCCACGGTTCCTCGGGCTCCACTCGTCATCACAGAGGCAGAAGGGGAGAAATCATAA
- the LOC104730831 gene encoding uncharacterized protein LOC104730831 — protein MENDICKEGSALSRNLSVGYYDDRRSEGVPFKWEMQPGTPIRSQSEETIPPLSPSPAMLSLGLPKPSISIEEPNNFVFPAKLKRKLRNWKHFHCKRYFSRLTNKMVLSSICLYPEKRR, from the coding sequence ATGGAGAATGatatatgcaaggaaggatcaGCACTCTCGAGAAACTTATCTGTCGGATACTACGATGATAGGAGGTCAGAAGGTGTTCCGTTCAAGTGGGAGATGCAGCCAGGGACTCCCATTAGATCTCAGTCGGAGGAAACTATTCCTCCATTAAGTCCTTCTCCGGCTATGCTCAGCCTCGGCCTCCCCAAGCCTTCCATCTCCATCGAAGAGCCAAATAACTTTGTATTTCCAGCGAAGCTGAAGCGGAAGCTGCGGAATTGGAAACATTTTCATTGCAAAAGATATTTTTCTAGATTGACTAACAAAATGGTTTTGTCTTCGATTTGTTTGTACCCTGAGAAACGACGCTAG
- the LOC104730832 gene encoding (DL)-glycerol-3-phosphatase 1, which translates to MLATPTTTRFVALANPFRSSSYSYKIPIAVSHFPKGFPQKPLIRASSANLRFVATMSSTPAAPVNATVTDASRGTITHVIFDMDGLLLDTEKFYTEVQEKILARYNKTFDWSLKAKMMGRKAIEAARLFVDENGISDSLSAEDFIVERESMLQDLFLTSDLMPGASRLLRHLHGKGIPICIATGTHTRHFDLKTQRHRELFSLMHHVVRGDDPEVKEGKPAPDGFLAASRRFEDGPVDPRKVLVFEDAPSGVQAAKNAGMNVIMVPDPRLDKSYCGVADQVLASLLDFKPEEWGLPSFQDSHN; encoded by the exons ATGTTAGCAACTCCGACGACTACTAGATTCGTTGCTTTAGCAAACCCATTCCGATCTTCCTCCTATAGCTATAAGATTCCGATCGCCGTCTCTCACTTTCCCAAAGGTTTTCCTCAGAAACCACTGATCAGAGCTTCCTCAGCAAATCTTCGATTCGTAGCAACGATGTCGTCGACCCCTGCCGCTCCCGTCAACGCAACTGTCACCGACGCCAGCAGAGGAACCATCACTCACGTCATATTCGACATGGATGGTCTCCTTCTCG ATACGGAGAAGTTTTACACGGAGGTCCAGGAAAAGATACTTGCTAGATACAATAAAACATTTGATTGGTCTTTGAAAGCAAAGATGATGGGGAGAAAAGCCATTGAAGCTGCTAGGCTTTTCGTTGACGAAAATGGAATCAGTGACTCTCTTTCAGCTGAAGATTTCATTGTTGAGAGAGAGTCAATGTTGCAAGATCTCTTCCTTACAAGTGACCTTATGCCAG GAGCTAGCCGGCTACTTAGACATCTCCATGGGAAAGGAATTCCAATTTGTATAGCCACGGG aACACACACACGACATTTTGATCTCAAAACACAAAGACACCGTGAGCTTTTCTCGTTGATGCATCACGTAGTGCGGGGAGATGACCCAGAGGTGAAGGAAGGGAAGCCTGCGCCAGATGGCTTTCTTGCTGCATCCAGGAGATTTGAG GACGGTCCTGTAGATCCACGGAAGGTTCTGGTGTTTGAAGATGCACCTTCTGGAGTCCAGGCAGCTAAAAACGCTGGAAT gaATGTGATAATGGTACCGGATCCAAGATTAGATAAGTCCTACTGCGGTGTAGCGGATCAAGTTCTGGCTTCTCTGCTAGATTTCAAACCAGAGGAATGGGGCTTACCTTCTTTCCAGGATTCACACAACTAA
- the LOC104730833 gene encoding AAA-ATPase At4g25835-like, which produces MKEYWTSLASLLGVLAFCKSLMNSIFPPELHFAFLKLSNRVFKLFSTFCYFDITEIDGVNTNELYNAVQLYLSSSVSIAGNRLSLTRAVNSSSITFGLSNNDSIVDTYNSVTVVWEHIVTQRQTQTFAWRPMPEEKRGFTLRIKKRDKNLILDSYLGYIMERANEIRRTNQDRLLYTNSRGGSLDSRGLPWESVPFKHPSTFDTLAMDPVKKQQIMDDLTDFAQCQSFYQKTGRAWKRGYLLYGPPGTGKSSMIAAMANHLRYDIYDLELTEVKSNSELRKLLMKTSSKSIIVIEDIDCSINLTNRNKKQSNETETGFVEDSGDGNTITLSGLLNFTDGLWSCCGSERIFVFTTNHIDKLDPALLRSGRMDMHVHMSYCTFPSIKILLRNYLGYEEGDLNDDVLKEMEEVVDKAEITPADVSEALIKNRRDKERAVRELLEDLRSRAKRNAKNGSLEEQEKMALDSPYAEENGGGGEEEEIEDNICKSSDDY; this is translated from the coding sequence ATGAAAGAGTATTGGACATCTTTGGCTTCATTACTCGGCGTTTTAGCCTTTTGTAAAAGCCTAATGAATTCAATATTCCCACCGGAGCTTCATTTCGCTTTCTTGAAACTATCCAACAGAGTATTCAAACTCTTCTCCACCTTCTGTTACTTCGACATAACAGAGATCGACGGCGTCAACACCAACGAGCTTTACAATGCCGTCCAGCTCTACCTCAGCTCCTCCGTCTCCATCGCCGGAAACCGTCTCAGCCTCACACGCGCCGTCAACTCCTCCTCCATCACATTCGGCCTCTCCAACAACGACTCCATCGTCGACACATACAACTCCGTCACCGTCGTATGGGAACACATCGTCACGCAGAGACAAACTCAAACCTTCGCTTGGAGACCAATGCCGGAAGAGAAACGTGGCTTCACGCTCCGGATCAAGAAGAGAGACAAGAACTTGATCCTTGACTCTTACTTGGGATACATCATGGAGAGAGCGAACGAGATTCGCCGGACGAATCAAGATCGGCTTCTTTACACGAATTCACGAGGTGGGTCACTTGACTCGAGAGGTCTTCCTTGGGAATCTGTTCCCTTTAAGCACCCGAGTACCTTCGATACACTCGCTATGGATCCGGTTAAGAAGCAACAGATCATGGACGATCTCACAGATTTCGCTCAGTGTCAATCTTTTTACCAGAAGACAGGTCGGGCTTGGAAAAGAGGATACTTGCTTTACGGACCACCCGGAACAGGGAAGTCGAGTATGATCGCTGCTATGGCTAACCATCTCCGGTACGATATTTACGATCTCGAGCTCACGGAGGTCAAGAGCAATTCAGAACTGAGGAAGCTCCTGATGAAGACTAGCTCCAAGTCTATAATTGTGATCGAGGACATTGATTGTTCGATCAATTTAACTAACCggaacaagaaacagagcaatgaaACAGAGACCGGTTTTGTCGAGGACTCCGGTGATGGGAACACGATAACGCTTTCAGGTTTGCTGAACTTTACTGATGGGCTTTGGTCTTGTTGTGGCAGCGAGAGGATCTTTGTGTTCACTACGAATCATATTGATAAGCTTGATCCTGCATTGCTAAGAAGTGGAAGAATGGATATGCATGTACACATGAGTTACTGTACGTTTCCATCGATCAAGATCTTGCTGAGGAATTACTTGGGATACGAGGAAGGTGATCTCAACGATGACGTTttgaaggagatggaggaagtgGTTGATAAGGCTGAGATTACTCCGGCTGATGTAAGCGAGGCTCTGATTAAGAACAGGAGGGATAAAGAGAGAGCTGTGAGGGAACTGTTGGAGGATTTGAGAAGTAGAGCGAAGAGAAATGCGAAGAATGGGAGTTTGGAAGAGCAGGAGAAGATGGCTTTGGATAGTCCTTATGCAGAAGagaatggaggaggaggagaagaggaagagattgagGATAACATTTGCAAAAGTAGTGATGATTattaa
- the LOC104730835 gene encoding CASP-like protein 2C1 has product MVKLRETEVILRVCIVFLLLLTACLIGMDSQTKEIAYIHKKVSFKYLVALEAELYIDVVVAAYNLAQLGLHWHSVEQKTSNTKWFSYLLDQTAAYVVFAGTSAAAQHSLLVVTGSKELQWMKWCYKFTRFCFQVGSAIILNYIAAGLMVLLSFISAFNLFRLYSPKRFFRLKSSS; this is encoded by the exons ATGGTGAAATTGAGAGAAACAGAAGTGATCCTGAGAGTATGTatcgtctttcttcttctcctcactGCTTGTTTGATCGGTATGGATTCTCAAACCAAAGAGATTGCTTATATCCACAAGAAAGTGAGTTTCAAATATTTGGTTGCTCTCGA GGCTGAATTATACATAGATGTTGTGGTTGCTGCGTATAATTTGGCTCAGTTAGGACTCCATTGGCACAGTGTTGAACAAAAGACTTCCAATACCAAATGGTTCTCTTACCTCTTGGATCAG ACGGCGGCCTACGTGGTTTTCGCCGGGACATCTGCCGCGGCGCAACACTCATTGCTGGTGGTAACGGGTTCAAAAGAGCTTCAATGGATGAAGTGGTGCTACAAGTTCACAAGGTTCTGCTTTCAGGTGGGAAGTGCCATCATCTTAAACTACATCGCGGCAGGCCTTATGGTCCTCCTCTCTTTCATCTCCGCCTTCAACCTCTTCCGCCTCTATTCCCCTAAGCGTTTTTTTCGCTTAAAGTCCTCCTCCTAA